The segment AAATCGCAAATACTAAAAGTAGCAAAATCGGCACGACAATGCCTAATTCTGGGAGTATCACGCCATTAAGCGAGAAGCGAATCAGCACGAAAAACAGCCCCCACGCACACAGCGTAATGATAAAAAACCCAAAACTCATAAGAGCTAGGTTAAAAAACCTGCCAGTAATCGGAAAATAATAATAAAGGATTAAAATCATAATCGGCGCAAAAAGCGGGAAAAATATCATATTGTATAAATTTGCCTTGATTGAATTTACATTGACGCCTTGGTTTGCGAAGGTTTTGATAGAGCGAATCGCGTCTTTGATCGAATAGACATTGCTCGTATCATACACGCTTTCGATCGAGCTTGGGTTAAAGCCCCTTAGCATGGCTTCGTTTTGGATACTTTCCCTTTTCAACCCAGCCTCGCCAAGGCTTAAATTTGTAGGAATTTGGGTTTTTTCGCCCTCTTTAAATTTCCACTCTTTCGCACTATATTCGCCGTTTTTAGCCCAAATTCTGCTTTGCAACTCGCTAGCGTTGATATCAAATGCTATCATCTCATCGGCATGGTTTTGGTGAAGGCCGTTGATATAGACATATTTGCCCTCGTATTTTAAAAACATCTCAGGCCCTACTGGGGTAAAATCCGTCAAATTCTTTTGAAATTTCAAAGCATAGGCAAAAGGGGTGGTATTTAGATAAATATATCCTAGCGTGATAAAAAGCGATATCAAAAACGGCGGGATTATCAGGGCGTTTTTGCTCACGCCAAGGGCGTAAAAGCTGATAAGCTCGCTACTTCGAATCATGTTAAAAATCATTATAATTAGCGCAAAAATCAGGCTTAATGGCAAAATATAAGTAATCGCCACGCCAGCTGTTAGCGCCACATATAAAAGCCCTGTATTGGCGCTTTGCGGGAAGTCTTTGAGATTGGTTAAGACATCGATTCCCACATAAAAAAAGTCCAAAGCTACAAATAAAATAAAAAAATATTTAAGATAAACAAGGCTTACATATTTGGCATACAGCTTCATTGTGTTACCTTTTTTATCGTGAATTTTTGCGAAATTTCATCTATATCGCTACGAATTAGCTCATTTACAGCCTTTTTGGCATACTCTAAAATTTGGCTTAGTTTTTCCGTATCATCGTCCCCAAATTTAGCCAAAACAAAATTTGCAGCATCCCAGCCTTCTGGCTTTTTGCCCACGCCGATACGCACTCTTTCATACTGGGTTCCGATTAGATTGTCGATTGATTTAAGCCCGTTGTGCCCGCCAGCGCTTCCGCCAAGCTTAAATTTAATCGCACCAAGTGCTAAATCAATATCATCGTGGATTACGATAACTCTATCAGGTTTGTAAAAATCGCAAACCGCTTTGACAGCATTTCCGCTTAAATTCATAAAAGTTTGAGGTTTAAGAAGTAGAAGTGAGCCTTTTTTATAAAGCTCACCTTGGAATTTCGCTCCGCTAACATCGCTAAAACCGCCACCATTTAGCAGAGCGTCGATTAGCATAAATCCTACATTATGCCTAGTGTGAGAATACTTCTCCCCTGGATTACCAAGTCCGACGAGCAGTATCATAGCTCACCTATTTAGCCGAAGTTACTCCGACAACTGCAACAGAGCCATCCATGATAATGCTTACGCCATCTTTTACAGGGATATCGCGAACTAGGATAAAATCGCCCAAATCTAGCTCTGTAACATCTAGCGTAAAGCTATCTGGTAGATCTTTACCAGCACATTTTACAGCTAAGCGGCGTTTTGATTGGACTAAAACACCTTTGTTTTTTAGGCCTTTTGCGATACCTGTCGTATAAACTGGAACAAGATATTTGCTAACTACATTATCATCTACTACGCGTAAATCAACATGAGTTAGGGCGTTTGTTACAGGGTGTTTTTGGTATTCTTGCACCACTACTTTGTATGTGCTATCGCCCACTTTTACCTCAAAAGGCAAAGTATTTTTGCTGCGAACTGCTTTGATAAAATCGTTTGTTTTAAACGCAGCATTTATATTTTGTAATCCTTTCGCATAAATATTAGCGATTAGATAACCATCTCGTTTTAAAGACTTAGAAGCCTTTTTACCGATACTATCTCTAACGATACCTTCTAACATGAGTTTTCCTTTAAAAAAAATAGGGGCTGATTTTACTAAAATTTAACTTTAATATAGCTTTATAAAAGGGTGCTAGCAAGAAATTCTTGCTAGCGTAAATTTAACGACGAATATCTTGGAGTTGAACGACTTCTTCTGCGAGTTGATCTGGGATATCCTCGCCGTTTGCGAGCATAATACCGCGTTTTTTCGCTAGGTCTGCGTTTTTCATTTTTAGCTCTAAGTCGTTGCGTTTAGAGGCCTTATCAAGTGCTTCATCTCTCGTAATCACCTCTTGGACATACAGATCAAGCAGGTGTTGATCGAAGGTTTGCATACCATAAGTATTGCGTCCATCAGCGATTGCGTCTGGAATTTCAGAGTCGCGTCCTTCTAAAATCATATCTCTAATACGGGTATTTTTACGCAAAATTTCAACTACCGCCACGCGTTTTCCATCAATTGTGCGCGCAAGGCGTTGCGAGATTACAGCCTCGATAACGCTAGCTAGTGTCATACGGATACGCTCTTGCTCTGCTTGTTCAAACATCGCAACGATACGGTTGATTGTCTCTTTGGCGTCGATTGTATGCACGGTAGAAAAGACAAGGTGACCAGTCTCAGCGGCATGCAATGCAGTCTCAATCGTAACAAGGTCGCGCATCTCGCCCACAAAGATAACATCAGGGTCCTCGCGCAGTGCCGCACGAAGCGAATCAGCGAAAGTGTTGCAGTCCTCGCCGATAGCGCGTTGGTTGATGATACATTTATCATCTTTGAAAACGAACTCAACCGGATCTTCAATCGTAACGATATGGCTCGTTCTAGCGTGGTTTATGCGATTTAGCATAGAAGCGATTGTGGTTGTTTTACCGCTACCTGTTGGGCCAGTTAGAAGCACGACGCCACGCATAGCAGTATCGCAGATCTCTTTGATACTTTTTGGAAGTCCTAGCTCATCAATTGTAGGAATTCTTACCGGAATCGTTCTAAATACCGCACTTACGCCGTCAATTTGGAAAAAGATATTTACACGAAAGCGGTATTCGTCGTTTAATTTGTATGTAAAATCCACGCTTTTATTTTTAATCATCTCTGGGAAACGAGTTTTTAAAAGCTCTTTTGCCAAAGTCATCATATCCTCTTTAAGATAAGGATCTTTTGTAAATTTTACAAGCTCACCATTAATCCTACCGCGCACCACAGAACCTGCTTTTAGGTGCAAGTCGCTACCGCCGTTTTGAACCAAAAAATTCAAAAATTTATCAAGTCTATCGCGTTGCTTAAAATCCAGCGTGCTTACATCGACTTGATATTGTGAATAATCAATTGCGTCAGCCATTATTTCTCCTTTTCAAGTGTTGTCATAATCTCATCAAATGCTTGTTCGAAAGCCACCAAGCCATCTTTTAAAAGCTTTTTGTAAATTTTATCCATATCAATGCCAGCCTTTTGCGCGACATCGGCGAAAAATTTATCAATTTCCTCATCGCTAAATGGAGTTTTTGGCTCACATTTTGCCCCTATGAAAGCCTTGATTGTATCAAGCGGGGCAGTATTTACGCTAAGCGGATACAAAAGCTCTTTTATATAATAATCCGCAGGGATTTCGCCACCTTTTACGCCCGTGCTAGCAAAAAGTGCCCTAACAAACGGCAAATTTTCCTTTGCGATTATATTATAGCATTTCGTAGCGTTCATAATGCCGATTTTTGCAGGCTCTAAGCCAGCTTTTTTCATATCCTCATCAAGGGCTCTATCAAAACGGCTAACAAAAATGCTAATCACAGATTGTGGCAGTTTTGCGCCTTCAAATTTAGCCGCGAACTCGCTCGTGCCCTCTTTAATCGCTTCTAGGCATTTTGCGGTTTGCTCTGGCGAGAAAATCAAGGTCGCATTTACATTTATACCCCGCCTCGTCAAAGCTCTCATCGTCTCGTATCCAGCCTGGGTCGCTGGGACTTTTATCATCACATTTGGCATTGCGATTTGCGCAAACAGCCTTTTGCCCTCTTTTATCATAGCCTCTGCATCATCTGAGATACTAGGATCTACTTCGATACTAATAAAGCCGTCATCGCCCTTAGCGTAGTTTGCCAAAAGCGCATTTGCGGCGTTTTTGATATCAGTTATAGCTAAAATTTCATAAAGCTTTTTTGTATTTTTGTGCGCAAATTTCGCCTTTTGCGCGCCGTAAGCTTGGGAGGTGGTAATGGCGTTTTTGAAAATAGAGGGATTTGAGGTCGCGCCGTTAAATGTGCCTTTTGCGAGAAATTCGCCAAATTCCTTTGCGATAAAATCGCGCTCGATAAAATCGCACCACAAGCTAAATTTGATATCGTCGTTATACATACTGCATTATCTCCCTTAAATCTTTTTTATCCACGCAATGAGTTGCCTCTTTTTTCAAAATTTCATTGGCGCAAAACGCGATTCTTAGCCCCGCTTCCCTAAACATTGCCACATCGTTTGCCCCATCTCCCACACACATAACCTCATCTGCACTTAAATGCAAAATCGCTTTGAGCTGTTGCAAGACCACGCCTTTGGAGTAGCCAAACATCATCTCTCCGCCCACATGACCGGTTAAAACGCCGTCTTTTCGGTGCAAGATATTGGCAAAACTCGCATCAAATCCTAGCACCTCTTTTGCCCAGTCTGTCGCCACATGAAATCCACCACTAAACACCACAACGGTAATTCCCTTGGCTTTGAGGTAGCTTATAAGCTCTTTTGCGCCTGGCACAAAGGGCAAATTTTGCGCGATTTTTTGCATATCCGAAAATTTCATACCCTTTAAAAACATAGCCCGCTCTTGCAAACTCTCGAAAAAATCAATCTCGCCCGCCATTGCGCGCTTTGTAATCTCTTTAACCTCTTTTTCTTTTCCTACGCTTTTTGCAAAATTCGTTATCGTCTCCCCGTCCATAAGCGTAGAATCGAAATCAAACACACAAAGTTTTATCATTAAATTTCCTTTATAAAAAAAAGCAATTATATCTAAGTTTTAATTTAAGTTTTTTGAAAAGAGCTCAAAATTTTGGCTATTTTGCACCTCGTAAATTTTCTCACACACGGCAAATGAGTTTAAATTTATATATTTTACGCCCTCAAATTCTAAAATTTCATCTTGGTGATAATGCCCCTCGATTACGATAGGCGCGGTGTAGTTGTGGATTTTTGGCTCGATATAGGATTTGAAATTCTCAGCCTTTTTATACAAAATTTTATTCTCTTGGCTTTTTAAAATCATTTTTGAAATTTTAAAATTTAGCGCGCAATCGATTTTATCCATAAATTTCAAAAACGCCCTATTTCGCAGTGATAAAAGCGCAAATTTTGTCAAAGCTGGCAAAAAAATATCGCCGTGAGAGATTTGGATTTGCCTGCCTTTAAAGCTAAAATTTGCTGGCTGGGCGCAGTTTGCGAAGACCAGTGCGTGCGGAAAAATAGCCTCTAAATTAAAATCGTGATTTCCCTCGAAATAATAAATTTCACATTTTTGCGAAATTTCGTTGATTATGG is part of the Campylobacter sp. VBCF_01 NA2 genome and harbors:
- a CDS encoding UDP-2,3-diacylglucosamine diphosphatase; its protein translation is MENLQIKPGAVFISDAHDNANKRNFLKFLRNLRSAKTLPPQIFMLGDMFDFLANTTFVREFYAEYIAIINEISQKCEIYYFEGNHDFNLEAIFPHALVFANCAQPANFSFKGRQIQISHGDIFLPALTKFALLSLRNRAFLKFMDKIDCALNFKISKMILKSQENKILYKKAENFKSYIEPKIHNYTAPIVIEGHYHQDEILEFEGVKYINLNSFAVCEKIYEVQNSQNFELFSKNLN
- a CDS encoding 50S ribosomal protein L25/general stress protein Ctc codes for the protein MLEGIVRDSIGKKASKSLKRDGYLIANIYAKGLQNINAAFKTNDFIKAVRSKNTLPFEVKVGDSTYKVVVQEYQKHPVTNALTHVDLRVVDDNVVSKYLVPVYTTGIAKGLKNKGVLVQSKRRLAVKCAGKDLPDSFTLDVTELDLGDFILVRDIPVKDGVSIIMDGSVAVVGVTSAK
- a CDS encoding transaldolase translates to MYNDDIKFSLWCDFIERDFIAKEFGEFLAKGTFNGATSNPSIFKNAITTSQAYGAQKAKFAHKNTKKLYEILAITDIKNAANALLANYAKGDDGFISIEVDPSISDDAEAMIKEGKRLFAQIAMPNVMIKVPATQAGYETMRALTRRGINVNATLIFSPEQTAKCLEAIKEGTSEFAAKFEGAKLPQSVISIFVSRFDRALDEDMKKAGLEPAKIGIMNATKCYNIIAKENLPFVRALFASTGVKGGEIPADYYIKELLYPLSVNTAPLDTIKAFIGAKCEPKTPFSDEEIDKFFADVAQKAGIDMDKIYKKLLKDGLVAFEQAFDEIMTTLEKEK
- a CDS encoding LptF/LptG family permease, which codes for MKLYAKYVSLVYLKYFFILFVALDFFYVGIDVLTNLKDFPQSANTGLLYVALTAGVAITYILPLSLIFALIIMIFNMIRSSELISFYALGVSKNALIIPPFLISLFITLGYIYLNTTPFAYALKFQKNLTDFTPVGPEMFLKYEGKYVYINGLHQNHADEMIAFDINASELQSRIWAKNGEYSAKEWKFKEGEKTQIPTNLSLGEAGLKRESIQNEAMLRGFNPSSIESVYDTSNVYSIKDAIRSIKTFANQGVNVNSIKANLYNMIFFPLFAPIMILILYYYFPITGRFFNLALMSFGFFIITLCAWGLFFVLIRFSLNGVILPELGIVVPILLLLVFAIWLVFKHR
- the serB gene encoding phosphoserine phosphatase SerB encodes the protein MIKLCVFDFDSTLMDGETITNFAKSVGKEKEVKEITKRAMAGEIDFFESLQERAMFLKGMKFSDMQKIAQNLPFVPGAKELISYLKAKGITVVVFSGGFHVATDWAKEVLGFDASFANILHRKDGVLTGHVGGEMMFGYSKGVVLQQLKAILHLSADEVMCVGDGANDVAMFREAGLRIAFCANEILKKEATHCVDKKDLREIMQYV
- a CDS encoding type IV pilus twitching motility protein PilT encodes the protein MADAIDYSQYQVDVSTLDFKQRDRLDKFLNFLVQNGGSDLHLKAGSVVRGRINGELVKFTKDPYLKEDMMTLAKELLKTRFPEMIKNKSVDFTYKLNDEYRFRVNIFFQIDGVSAVFRTIPVRIPTIDELGLPKSIKEICDTAMRGVVLLTGPTGSGKTTTIASMLNRINHARTSHIVTIEDPVEFVFKDDKCIINQRAIGEDCNTFADSLRAALREDPDVIFVGEMRDLVTIETALHAAETGHLVFSTVHTIDAKETINRIVAMFEQAEQERIRMTLASVIEAVISQRLARTIDGKRVAVVEILRKNTRIRDMILEGRDSEIPDAIADGRNTYGMQTFDQHLLDLYVQEVITRDEALDKASKRNDLELKMKNADLAKKRGIMLANGEDIPDQLAEEVVQLQDIRR
- the pth gene encoding aminoacyl-tRNA hydrolase, with the protein product MILLVGLGNPGEKYSHTRHNVGFMLIDALLNGGGFSDVSGAKFQGELYKKGSLLLLKPQTFMNLSGNAVKAVCDFYKPDRVIVIHDDIDLALGAIKFKLGGSAGGHNGLKSIDNLIGTQYERVRIGVGKKPEGWDAANFVLAKFGDDDTEKLSQILEYAKKAVNELIRSDIDEISQKFTIKKVTQ